Genomic DNA from Manis pentadactyla isolate mManPen7 chromosome 14, mManPen7.hap1, whole genome shotgun sequence:
ATGTTCCAGGTGCAAGTTAGAGGGGAttgttcactttgtgaaaattcattggACATCTGCACTTCAAATGAGATCATTTTTCTGTATTGGTATTTCaaaatctttattaaaaaaatccCAGGGAAGCTAATTTCCTTGGCCAGGCTAGCACTTTGGATTTCTCATGTCCAAGAACCAAGCCAGCCAATGAAGTCTTAAGAGTTTGGTGCCTTCCCTAAGCATCCCGGAACATAGTCTAGTTGAGTGTAATGAACTTAGAAAGGCAATACAAAAGGCAATTCAAGAAATACATGGCTACCTTTTAAGCCtagggaaaaaaattcaacaagCAGCAGATTTGGCAAACTCTACTCTCTAGTGAAAAAGCTCTTCCCTAAGCTCAGCACAGCAGACAGTGGACTCCCTGGTACTTTGCTCTCCTTCTCCCCTTAAGAGTATGCAACTCCTCAACGACCTGCTGAACAGTCCAAGTATCCGCGAGGAAGTTTGAGAGCTGAGGGATTTTTTGCCCAACTAGTATGTGATGGGGACTCTGCAGTGTTGAATCTGCAACAAACAATTTATTTGAACTCTGGAAAACAGGTGAAAAGATTGGATGTCCAGATATGCCTATGCTGTTAATGCAGCATTCACCACCCTGTCCCACAATATTCCACCCACTGTATAGCCTCACTTCACCTGAACACAGCCCCACCTTGGCCCGCATATTGCCTCTACACTCTAAGCATAGTCACATCTCTGTGTTCCTGGAGAAAGAAGCAAGTGAGGCCCCTACCGTTCCAGCTGAAGCTTTGCAGAGTGTCTCTTAGCAGTTTGCATTCCCGGTTATACTTCCAAGCTTCCTGCATTACTTCATTCAGCCTTTCATCTTCATTCTCTCCTATTGATAAAGATGAAGAAGTTACTTTTTCCTGTAGCGTAATGGGATTTTAGtgtcagggatggaaggatgtgATGCTCAACTTGTTGAGAAGTGATGATTTAAAGGTGCAAACTTTACCAGACACTGTCGTTACTGTGAGTCCCTGCATTACACAGAGAGCACCTCTGGTCTTTGAACGCTTCTACTCTAACAGCCTCACACAAATCCTCTGACAGTCCCAGAGTCTTAGTACTCAGGGATAGAAAGCACATAGTGTCAGAGTCTCTTGCTGAGCAAAAACACCTGGTTAATGTAAGCGACCAGGAGCGGGAGAAACAATAAGACTGTGGACTACTTTGTTTCTCCTAAGTTCATTCCTTACTTTGGAAGGCTATCTGAGGCACACTCTGTGAGCTCTCTTAAAACCCAAGGAATGTAGAAAGACAGGTCAACCCAACAGTCTTCTAGCCTGCTACTGAAGCATCTTATTCATCTGCTGAGAAAAGCCCATCCCACCCCAGGGAGTGGAGAGAGAACACATTGAAAGAAAGCTCTCGCTCAGAAGGACCCATGTGTAAGTCACACTCCACCCAGGATACAAGTAGCAGCAGGCACCACTTCTGAATTtgagaggtgttctttttatggTCACAAGTTAATGTCAGCCTTGCACTTCCAAAGCCCTGGAAATGATGTTTCCTAATCTCCCCACCTGATCCTGACCCCATCTACATTTTCCATTCTCCATCCTCTGTCCTGTGCCCTTGTTAGCAAActaagaaaacacaaaatgatGTGCCTCACCTGACACTGAATATTAAACCTAAATAAATTTCACAGAAAACCAGAGGGATAGAACTTAGCACATTTCTGAGTTCTCATTGTGCACTTTTGAGGGGGCACGGACTAATGTATGTAATGTACTTATTTTCTTATAACACAAAGTGAAACAGACAACCTCAAGTTAAACCACTCCTTTTTGTCATgtgaacacacacacgcacacacacacagatgcacacagaaCATTCGTAAATGGTGTGACCTTTACCAGCCTGGGGGAGAATACACTGAGCAATCACATCTCGCAGCTTTTCCAAGGCGACATTTGAATCCTCAGCTCCGTTCTCGCGGTCGTGAATATAAACACCATCCTTTGGCTTGGTGCTTTAAAAGTTTGGGAGAGAGATAATAACAAGGTGAGACCCCCAAAACTCAACTCTCAACAGATGTTAATTCTAAACATAAGACAACAGatttttcagataaataataaACTATAGAGTAACTCCAACTCACAATGAAAGCTTATCCTTTCCACCCTCTTAAGAGACAGAAAAGGGGGAGACCCCTGGCTGACCTTTAAGAACCCCGCACTCAGCCACTTCAACCATGGAGAACTGATGAAGAATTACCCGAGTAATTTCCTCTTCCTCAGAATGGGGTTGTTCACAGAGTGCAGGGGTTTGAGGCTGACTTTCAGATCTTGGATTCTCATGTTAGCCAACTGCTCCGCGTGAGCCTGCTGGATTCCTGCAACCACTGCCTGAATGCAAACACTGTCATCAGTTTCTCACATTAATTTATAGGCACCTAAAAAGCCAATCTAAGAGAATGGGAAGAAGTTCAAAGAGCTAAGAAGGCAATTTCACTCTTATGCTGGCAGTATACAACTTTTGGTAAATCAGAGGACTCTTCCCCATGGATCAGTAAGGCCCAAGGAATACCAGGCCAACCAAGGGTCACACAACCACTAGCCCTTCTTCACTGCAGGGGGACAAAAATGCAAGAAATAGTAACAAGGCTCATGCTCACAAGTGCAAAGAGAGGCATATATGAACGTCAGGGGAAAGGTAGCTAGCTGGCTGCTGCCTGAGAAGGCTCCCAGACTGCCATTGATTTACTGTCTCCACAGTATAGACAGTCACCCTCAGCCCTGATGGTTCAGAACCCCAACCGTCTCACACAGTGAGCATAACAGACCCTCACAAACTGATCTATAAGCCAGTCAATTAATTTACATTAATTAATGTCATGGAGTCTGTAACTCAAAGTCTGTGTCTTTATGACCAGTATGTGTTCTCACTATGGGCAGACTAGTTAGGGAAGGCAAATAATCAAAAAGCTTTGTAAGAACAAGATGATcccatttttgtatttaaaaaagtacacactccgTGTGTGTGTCTCCCCAGAAAAAGATTGAGAAAGATACCTCAAGCCATTGATTACTTAATTTCTGAGGGGTGAACCTGAGGCAGGGTAATGGaacttttgctttttattttatatatctctGTATGTTTAAATATCAACAAAAGCATTCGACAACTTAAAAAAGTGAGATCAGGAAGAATTTGAACACATTTAAGAGAACAGTAATAGCTGGTCTGGCTACACCCACCTGGACCCTCACATCTATCTCCTCATCAGTGATGGCTCCACCAAAAACATGGGAGCAGCTCAAGTTCACGAGCTGGGCTCCAACACCTAGGCAGGGCTTAGATGGACACTACTGAACATCAGCATATATGGTAGTTTTTGTACACTTCCAAAGTTGACTGGCTCACACTATTTCTCTAAAAATGGGAATACACCATCACATTGCAGTTCCCTCTTAGAGGCGTAGCAGCCACTCCTTCTCATTAAGAACAGTCTGCATTCCTGTTTTTGGCTTCATTATGCAGTCATTTTAAAGTAACTTCAGAAGGCAATCTTAGTTCTTCATTTCCAAGATCTTGAGGAAGCCACACTATAACCTCCATGAGCTGACAACCACAGGATCTAAGTAATCCCTTTGGGTTTGGGCCTGACGGAACCATTTCTAGACTTCTGGGCATACTGAAACCAGGAAGACAACTGCACACAAATCAAAGATGGCAAAGCACTCCCTTCCAGCTGCCTGCTCTCTTCTCTACCCCAGGTGAACGAAGGAGCACTGAGTCAGTGATCTAACAGAGGTTGCAGCATTCTTTTTACCCATGTGCTTACTCTTTCTCACACTTCAACCCCACCCCTTCTCAGTGGTAACACTCAAGTCTTTGTCATTGCCTTTTACCTCTCCTTCAGCCACTCACACCTCATTCATCTGAATGTCTGCCTACACTTTACACAACATGTAAAGCCCAAACCAGCCTCATTCTTGATTTCCTCTGTCAATGGTATCACCAAATATGCCAACCACTGTCCCCTTGTATCTATTCAGTCATCAAAAACTGCAGAAATCAGTCTTCAAAAATATTGAGCTTGTTCATTCAGCTCTATTTCAACTCCTAGAGCTGCCCCTCAGCTTCTGGATTACTGTAGGAGTCTGAGTTTGGCGAGCCTGCAAGTCGGCCTAACTCTCTCTAAATACCTTCCCTGTGGCAAATCTCTTCTCAAAAATTGAAATGGCCTCTCAATTACTTCCTACTAAGACTTAAAGCCCTCTGTCTACTTTCACAGTCTGGCCCTGCCACACCTATCCCATCAACTTCCCACTAACCGTGCCAGGCTTGCTTTTCCCACTGGTGAATTTCAGTCTCTCATGTTATGTTCGCACTGTGCACCACACTTAGGCACTTACATTGTCTACTCAGCTTTTTCAGTGCCAGCTCATGGCTTAACATGTGAAGGGGTTAAAAATCGCCACATAGTAGTTAATAAATGTGAGgggtttttgcctttttttcaggAACCCTCCCGTAAACACAACCCTTCAAAAGTGTTCTTTTTTTTGAATTCCCATAGGATTCACAGAGAATTTAGCATACAGAGTTCTAATGTCTGAAAATGTTCCCtccttttttcatgtttattggttTTTCCAACCAGTCTTGTTTAAAACCCCTTGGGGAAAGTGAAGGTATCTTACAGTGCTCTGTGCCTCCAACCCCATAGCATAAACATGGAGGACATTCCTTTGAGTGTTCCCTTACTGTGTATTTATTGGGCCTTGATCTGGTCTTTCATGGAAAGAAGCTCTTTGTTTCTGATCCTAATTTTCAGGAAACCAGAGATGTTTCTCTAGGAAAaactgtgtgctctgcattgtTTTCCCTTTAAGCCCTCGCTGAGTCAAACCCCAGCAGTCCTTCTCAACACAGCCTTTTTTGGCCAACAAAATAAGGATCATTCAAAACCTTATCCATCATCAGTTGCGCAGAGGGTAGCACATTATCCAGTGCCTCAGTGGAGTTGAGCCAGGGGTGATCCAACACTCCCTCGATGGTAAGTCTTTCTTCTGGTTTAACCTTCAAGAGCCTGTGGGGAAAAGCCAACAGGGCTGCTATGCACAGTTGTTTCAAGAAGGCCAGGAAGTTCCTGGGTCTGGCTCTAACCAGCTCCAGCTTCTGACTTTCTACCAATTCCTACAAGCCTGGGCGTCCCATatgcagggcaggggtggggttcCAGTCCCTAACCTCTGTTGTGTGGGCACTGTGTTCTTAGGCCATCCTTTCTACACAAGACAAAGGGAGATAAAGATGGTAGGGAAAGGCTTAATCCAGTGATATTTCAGACTGAGTTCTGGGTTTAGTGAGGTAATCCTACATATGGTTTACAATTACTGAGATCTTGAATCTCCGTACTGACTTTTCTAGAACAATGGGCTTTAATTTCCAAAAGGGACTCCGAGTGCTCTTTTGGTTGACATTGGCTGCATAATTAGTTGAGGGGTCATGCAGTTCTCAGAATACAGGTTGCTACTTGAGATAAAACTTTTACATGTCACCACATGGCAGGACATGAACCCTTTATTCCAGAAacactcaaaaactaaaaatctaGAGTCTCTGAGAACAGCATTTCTTTTTAAGCTTAATATACTGCTCTGTACCACCTGCTTTGCAATTATACTTCTTTACATCTTGTCCATTCATGCTGATGCAATTCCTAGGTCACCTCAGCATGTTCTCTGGGCTTTTTACAGCACCTCCTTCCAAGTACAGATCCTCCCATTCCAAACTTCAGCCAGGACAACATGCCTACATGCTTTTTCAGGTTCTCTGCAACCTTCTGGGCCATTCTGAACAGCTTCAGAGATTCTAAAGAAAGGATTATTTAGAAAAGAATTCCAAAGCTGAAAGAAGGTAATAAATGTTACGCTAGGGACAGGAAATATATTCTACAGAACTGACAAAGAACTACTTAAAGGATGTTGACGTTTTGTCAAGTGGCTAAGGATACAGCATTTGGAAACAGCAAGGGAAGACTGATGATGATTTAAACATCGTCTCCACCTTCCTAAAAACTTTCTACTTGTATACTTTCGAAACTAGTCCCTCTTTGTATTCATAGACCCCCTAACCAACAAGACAAGTTAACTTCTGAAAGTGAGTAATCTCCATTGAGAGATAGCCGTACTGTCAGGAAAAAGCTCCCTGTTTCCTGCCTCTTTAAATGCTTATCTTCATGgcattatagatgaagaaatttaaaCCAAGAAAGGAGAAACTGCTCAGTGAAGACCAAGCAGTAGGAGTACCAGAGCAACATCCAAGTCCCAGGCAGCCAAGCCTCCCACACAGGAGACCAGAAAAAGCAAATACACTTCAGATTTAGGTCTGCTGGTCTGCTGCTTACCAAGTCCTCCAGCTACCAAAGGACCCTGAACGCCAACTGTCCCTCATCCACGCACTAGCCCTACTTCTTCTCAATCTTCCCATCTTAATGTACATCAGAGCAACAACCTAGCAGTGGAAAGGCTGGAGGGTGGGGTCCAGGGCACGCACAATCGATCATACCACCCGCAGCAGTCAAGGAATGAAAAGACTAAAGCGTCAACTCAGCACCTGAGTTGAGTTCCTGCCCTCTGTCTGTCCCAAGTGGCTGGCTTATGTGCAAGAAGGGCACACCTGGGAAACAAGTGACTCTTTTCTACCCAACATTCTCTTGTGCTCCACTGCCTTGGTGCCTCCTTGGCCTCCCCACCCAGGAGCCTGGGGACTCACTTCCTTACAACATCTTTGGCCATCTCTGAGATCTGGCTCCACTCTTCCTCTGGGAACTCAAAACTGCCTGTCATGATCTTTCTCCGCATGTCCTTTGGAATAGTCCGGCTGTGGTGTTTGGAGTAAAAAGGAGGGTATCCGCACAACATCACGTAGATAATCACCCCTAACGACCACAAGTCACAGCTctgaaagcaaaaagaaaatggtcaCTCATAGCAGAGGCACGGCTCCAAAATAAAGCCCCCAGGACCAgcccagaaacagcacctggCATACACAGGCTGGTATCTCCAAGAATCACATAACAGACACTGCAAACGTTTCAAGAAGTCTTAAGAGAATTAACctttctctctgtattttttatATGTCACCAACACTACATATATACACACCAGCATACAAGGCCAGTCTGGGGCAAAACAAACAATCACTTTTATTCTCACTACTTAGGCACGAGCTGCTATCTGATCCTTGGGTACAGGTGGAAGATACTTTGTCCCCAGTCAGAAAAGTAAAGATAGAAGGCAGCCATTTGTGAAGCATGTACTCTGTCAACCTGGGCAGGGTTGAGGGTACAGAAACAAGGCAGCTAAGGCACAGGTAGGCTGAAACCATAATAAACACTTAGTTTCATAAAAGCCCAAAGCAGTTTGACACAGATCAGGTAGAGGCATTGGAGGGAAGAACAGCAGGGCCAAAAGCATTCCTTTGACCACAAAGGACTCAGTGTCACTGTGTCCATTTGCAAGACTACACAATTATTAGGGAAGATGTTCTGAAAGAAAACTGCCACCAACCACCATGTCTTTAGGTATTAAGGTGATTCCATGGCCTGTAGTcacatcattattattaatatcagACTCCTATGTGAGTTAAATGCAGCTCCACCTGCCATGGAAACTGGGTCCTTGAGGCTTCAAGTCAAGCCTCTCTTGAATTGCAGGACAAAAGTGGTGTCCACCTGAGGAAAGGCAGCCCCAGGAGCCTGCTACCGTAGCCACACCCCCTCACACCACAGCTGGGAAATGGGGTATCTCAGGTACTACCACCCATGCTTTGGCATCATACCGATGgatgtttgtagatgacatgaccCATGCATAGAACACAACTACAAAATTATAGAGGGGAAAAGGAATCTTACAGATGGTTCAAACTGCTCActttacacatgagaaaactgatattacagagatcttgttttctctAAGATCCTCTGTTAAAAGTGAAACTAAGTGAGATAACCAATATCACACAGCTGAATAGCGGTGGAGCCAGAGCAAGTCTCACAGCCTGCTGCCTCTTTTCTTAATTAAGCTTGATAtacttatttaatttaaaaaatttaattatatcTTATTACAcgtttttgttaaaaaaatgcaGGTAGCATTCAGTGTTCATTTAGTTGCCAATATAAAGATTATATCTAGACCAACATATGTACACATTCAAAAATTGTATGAACTGCTTATTTTTTCAACATGCTACTCATCTGCAGTCTGTCATTTTTATGAATACTAATTCATGAGTACTGCTATATTCACAAagcaaaacaggaagaaaaggaaagacagtACCAGGGAGATAATAAATCACCCCAGAACCCACTGCATTCATGCTGAGATGATTTTAGCA
This window encodes:
- the MAPKAPK5 gene encoding MAP kinase-activated protein kinase 5 isoform X3; translation: MSEESDMEKAIKETSILEEYNINWTQKLGAGISGPVRVCVKISTQERFALKILFDRPKARNEIALALQHCHLLNIAHRDLKPENLLFKDNSLDAPVKLCDFGFAKIDQGDLMTPQFTPYYVAPQVLEAQRRHQKEKSGIIPTSPTPYTYNKSCDLWSLGVIIYVMLCGYPPFYSKHHSRTIPKDMRRKIMTGSFEFPEEEWSQISEMAKDVVRKLLKVKPEERLTIEGVLDHPWLNSTEALDNVLPSAQLMMDKAVVAGIQQAHAEQLANMRIQDLKVSLKPLHSVNNPILRKRKLLGTKPKDGVYIHDRENGAEDSNVALEKLRDVIAQCILPQAGKGENEDERLNEVMQEAWKYNRECKLLRDTLQSFSWNGRGFTDKVDRLKLAEIVKQVIEEQTTCHESQ
- the MAPKAPK5 gene encoding MAP kinase-activated protein kinase 5 isoform X4, which produces MSEESDMEKAIKETSILEEYNINWTQKLGAGISGPVRVCVKISTQERFALKILFDRPKARNEIALALQHCHLLNIAHRDLKPENLLFKDNSLDAPVKLCDFGFAKIDQGDLMTPQFTPYYVAPQVLEAQRRHQKEKSGIIPTSPTPYTYNKSCDLWSLGVIIYVMLCGYPPFYSKHHSRTIPKDMRRKIMTGSFEFPEEEWSQISEMAKDVVRKLLKVKPEERLTIEGVLDHPWLNSTEALDNVLPSAQLMMDKAVVAGIQQAHAEQLANMRIQDLKVSLKPLHSVNNPILRKRKLLGTKPKDGVYIHDRENGAEDSNVALEKLRDVIAQCILPQAGENEDERLNEVMQEAWKYNRECKLLRDTLQSFSWNGRGFTDKVDRLKLAEIVKQVIEEQTTCHESQ
- the MAPKAPK5 gene encoding MAP kinase-activated protein kinase 5 isoform X5; the protein is MSEESDMEKAIKETSILEEYNINWTQKLGAGISGPVRVCVKISTQERFALKILFDRPKARNEGSTLNCNGDDGRGRAISQNQPAPALYREASQPSNKAALALQHCHLLNIAHRDLKPENLLFKDNSLDAPVKLCDFGFAKIDQGDLMTPQFTPYYVAPQVLEAQRRHQKEKSGIIPTSPTPYTYNKSCDLWSLGVIIYVMLCGYPPFYSKHHSRTIPKDMRRKIMTGSFEFPEEEWSQISEMAKDVVRKLLKVKPEERLTIEGVLDHPWLNSTEALDNVLPSAQLMMDKAVVAGIQQAHAEQLANMRIQDLKVSLKPLHSVNNPILRKRKLLGTKPKDGVYIHDRENGAEDSNVALEKLRDVIAQCILPQAGKGENEDERLNEVMQEAWKYNRECKLLRDTLQSFSWNGRGFTDKVDRLKLAEIVKQVIEEQTTCHESQ